The following proteins are co-located in the Anomalospiza imberbis isolate Cuckoo-Finch-1a 21T00152 chromosome 1, ASM3175350v1, whole genome shotgun sequence genome:
- the CCDC102B gene encoding coiled-coil domain-containing protein 102B isoform X5, with protein MNQNMNLDSIQKQMEEIEVFGSQPTQPDKLGRCWQPGDHLFHSNLPSQSFYPNSSNYALMHTSYSSDWEIFEAVKIQELEEVKARAAQMEKTMRWWSDCTANWREKWSKVRGERNKAREEARQLRIKLDSVLKELSVLKKINQDLVSEKENLENGTAWKTECCCSEIPCIKKDQSLLMFLEPEPPKDLTKIIKILGAEGAKKDVNKDQSNDNKKFTPNPHDFFPNGFLSTYLEEPKISLGTTAKTTENDLIHVSVLNLHLAEMRKILQKEREMNVFLEKEMEKMENELFLWKWKYEELRQIKLESLKQMERMQCENASEWGKRERLEAKKQSLEEETRKLKMQSPTFLPA; from the exons ATGAATCAAAACATGAATTTAGACTCCATTCAGAAACAAATGGAAGAGATAGAAGTTTTTGGAAGCCAACCAACACAACCTGATAAATTAGGTAGATGTTGGCAACCAGGTGACCATCTGTTTCATTCAAATCTTCCATCTCAAAGTTTCTACCCAAATTCATCTAATTATGCACTTATGCATACAAGTTACAGCAGTGATTGGGAAATTTTTGAAGCAGTAAAAATTCAGGAACTGGAGGAAGTCAAAGCCAGAGCtgcacaaatggagaagaccATGCGCTGGTGGTCAGATTGCACCGCTAATTGGAGGGAGAAATGGAGTAAAGtaagaggagaaagaaataaagcaagagAGGAAGCAAGACAATTGAGAATCAAACTAGACAGTGTCCTAAAAGAGCTAAgtgtgcttaaaaaaataaatcaggatTTAGTAAGTGAGAAGGAAAACTTAGAAAATGGAACTGCTTGGAAAACGGAATGCTGTTGCTCAGAAATACCCTGTATTAAAAAAGACCAAAGCCTGCTAATGTTTCTGGAACCAGAACCTCCGAAAGACCTAACCAAAATCATCAAAATTCTTGGGGCAGAAGGCGCAAAGAAG gATGTAAACAAAGACCAAAGCAATGACAATAAAAAATTCACCCCGAATCCTCACGATTTCTTCCCCAATGGATTTCTCAGCACCTATTTGGAGGAACCTAAAATAAGTTTGGGCACTACAGCTAAAACAACAGAGAATGATTTAATACATGTGTCAGTCTTAAATTTGCATTTGGCTGAGATGAGAAAAATCTTACAGAAGGAAAGAGA aATGAATGTATTTCTggagaaagaaatggaaaagatggaaaacgaattatttctttggaaatggaaatatgAAGAACTGAGACAAATCAAGCTGGAAAGCCTGAAACAG ATGGAAAGAATGCAGTGTGAGAATGCCTCTgaatggggaaagagagagcGACtagaagcaaaaaaacaaaGTTTGGAAGAAGAGACCAGAAAACTCAAAATGCAG
- the CCDC102B gene encoding coiled-coil domain-containing protein 102B isoform X4, translating into MNQNMNLDSIQKQMEEIEVFGSQPTQPDKLGRCWQPGDHLFHSNLPSQSFYPNSSNYALMHTSYSSDWEIFEAVKIQELEEVKARAAQMEKTMRWWSDCTANWREKWSKVRGERNKAREEARQLRIKLDSVLKELSVLKKINQDLVSEKENLENGTAWKTECCCSEIPCIKKDQSLLMFLEPEPPKDLTKIIKILGAEGAKKDVNKDQSNDNKKFTPNPHDFFPNGFLSTYLEEPKISLGTTAKTTENDLIHVSVLNLHLAEMRKILQKEREMNVFLEKEMEKMENELFLWKWKYEELRQIKLESLKQMERMQCENASEWGKRERLEAKKQSLEEETRKLKMQMQIEKLGFPGL; encoded by the exons ATGAATCAAAACATGAATTTAGACTCCATTCAGAAACAAATGGAAGAGATAGAAGTTTTTGGAAGCCAACCAACACAACCTGATAAATTAGGTAGATGTTGGCAACCAGGTGACCATCTGTTTCATTCAAATCTTCCATCTCAAAGTTTCTACCCAAATTCATCTAATTATGCACTTATGCATACAAGTTACAGCAGTGATTGGGAAATTTTTGAAGCAGTAAAAATTCAGGAACTGGAGGAAGTCAAAGCCAGAGCtgcacaaatggagaagaccATGCGCTGGTGGTCAGATTGCACCGCTAATTGGAGGGAGAAATGGAGTAAAGtaagaggagaaagaaataaagcaagagAGGAAGCAAGACAATTGAGAATCAAACTAGACAGTGTCCTAAAAGAGCTAAgtgtgcttaaaaaaataaatcaggatTTAGTAAGTGAGAAGGAAAACTTAGAAAATGGAACTGCTTGGAAAACGGAATGCTGTTGCTCAGAAATACCCTGTATTAAAAAAGACCAAAGCCTGCTAATGTTTCTGGAACCAGAACCTCCGAAAGACCTAACCAAAATCATCAAAATTCTTGGGGCAGAAGGCGCAAAGAAG gATGTAAACAAAGACCAAAGCAATGACAATAAAAAATTCACCCCGAATCCTCACGATTTCTTCCCCAATGGATTTCTCAGCACCTATTTGGAGGAACCTAAAATAAGTTTGGGCACTACAGCTAAAACAACAGAGAATGATTTAATACATGTGTCAGTCTTAAATTTGCATTTGGCTGAGATGAGAAAAATCTTACAGAAGGAAAGAGA aATGAATGTATTTCTggagaaagaaatggaaaagatggaaaacgaattatttctttggaaatggaaatatgAAGAACTGAGACAAATCAAGCTGGAAAGCCTGAAACAG ATGGAAAGAATGCAGTGTGAGAATGCCTCTgaatggggaaagagagagcGACtagaagcaaaaaaacaaaGTTTGGAAGAAGAGACCAGAAAACTCAAAATGCAG
- the CCDC102B gene encoding coiled-coil domain-containing protein 102B isoform X1, which produces MNQNMNLDSIQKQMEEIEVFGSQPTQPDKLGRCWQPGDHLFHSNLPSQSFYPNSSNYALMHTSYSSDWEIFEAVKIQELEEVKARAAQMEKTMRWWSDCTANWREKWSKVRGERNKAREEARQLRIKLDSVLKELSVLKKINQDLVSEKENLENGTAWKTECCCSEIPCIKKDQSLLMFLEPEPPKDLTKIIKILGAEGAKKDVNKDQSNDNKKFTPNPHDFFPNGFLSTYLEEPKISLGTTAKTTENDLIHVSVLNLHLAEMRKILQKEREMNVFLEKEMEKMENELFLWKWKYEELRQIKLESLKQMERMQCENASEWGKRERLEAKKQSLEEETRKLKMQARILPLPAPASERYSKTMMGAFYLQRCELST; this is translated from the exons ATGAATCAAAACATGAATTTAGACTCCATTCAGAAACAAATGGAAGAGATAGAAGTTTTTGGAAGCCAACCAACACAACCTGATAAATTAGGTAGATGTTGGCAACCAGGTGACCATCTGTTTCATTCAAATCTTCCATCTCAAAGTTTCTACCCAAATTCATCTAATTATGCACTTATGCATACAAGTTACAGCAGTGATTGGGAAATTTTTGAAGCAGTAAAAATTCAGGAACTGGAGGAAGTCAAAGCCAGAGCtgcacaaatggagaagaccATGCGCTGGTGGTCAGATTGCACCGCTAATTGGAGGGAGAAATGGAGTAAAGtaagaggagaaagaaataaagcaagagAGGAAGCAAGACAATTGAGAATCAAACTAGACAGTGTCCTAAAAGAGCTAAgtgtgcttaaaaaaataaatcaggatTTAGTAAGTGAGAAGGAAAACTTAGAAAATGGAACTGCTTGGAAAACGGAATGCTGTTGCTCAGAAATACCCTGTATTAAAAAAGACCAAAGCCTGCTAATGTTTCTGGAACCAGAACCTCCGAAAGACCTAACCAAAATCATCAAAATTCTTGGGGCAGAAGGCGCAAAGAAG gATGTAAACAAAGACCAAAGCAATGACAATAAAAAATTCACCCCGAATCCTCACGATTTCTTCCCCAATGGATTTCTCAGCACCTATTTGGAGGAACCTAAAATAAGTTTGGGCACTACAGCTAAAACAACAGAGAATGATTTAATACATGTGTCAGTCTTAAATTTGCATTTGGCTGAGATGAGAAAAATCTTACAGAAGGAAAGAGA aATGAATGTATTTCTggagaaagaaatggaaaagatggaaaacgaattatttctttggaaatggaaatatgAAGAACTGAGACAAATCAAGCTGGAAAGCCTGAAACAG ATGGAAAGAATGCAGTGTGAGAATGCCTCTgaatggggaaagagagagcGACtagaagcaaaaaaacaaaGTTTGGAAGAAGAGACCAGAAAACTCAAAATGCAG GCAAGGATATtgcccctgcctgccccagcctcAGAGAGATACAGCAAGACTATGATGGGAGCATTTTACCTCCAGAGATGTGAATTGAGTACGTGA
- the CCDC102B gene encoding coiled-coil domain-containing protein 102B isoform X2: MNQNMNLDSIQKQMEEIEVFGSQPTQPDKLGRCWQPGDHLFHSNLPSQSFYPNSSNYALMHTSYSSDWEIFEAVKIQELEEVKARAAQMEKTMRWWSDCTANWREKWSKVRGERNKAREEARQLRIKLDSVLKELSVLKKINQDLVSEKENLENGTAWKTECCCSEIPCIKKDQSLLMFLEPEPPKDLTKIIKILGAEGAKKDVNKDQSNDNKKFTPNPHDFFPNGFLSTYLEEPKISLGTTAKTTENDLIHVSVLNLHLAEMRKILQKEREMNVFLEKEMEKMENELFLWKWKYEELRQIKLESLKQMERMQCENASEWGKRERLEAKKQSLEEETRKLKMQSKEAEESEHRIWDQTKFLVCCWRFYHNSE; this comes from the exons ATGAATCAAAACATGAATTTAGACTCCATTCAGAAACAAATGGAAGAGATAGAAGTTTTTGGAAGCCAACCAACACAACCTGATAAATTAGGTAGATGTTGGCAACCAGGTGACCATCTGTTTCATTCAAATCTTCCATCTCAAAGTTTCTACCCAAATTCATCTAATTATGCACTTATGCATACAAGTTACAGCAGTGATTGGGAAATTTTTGAAGCAGTAAAAATTCAGGAACTGGAGGAAGTCAAAGCCAGAGCtgcacaaatggagaagaccATGCGCTGGTGGTCAGATTGCACCGCTAATTGGAGGGAGAAATGGAGTAAAGtaagaggagaaagaaataaagcaagagAGGAAGCAAGACAATTGAGAATCAAACTAGACAGTGTCCTAAAAGAGCTAAgtgtgcttaaaaaaataaatcaggatTTAGTAAGTGAGAAGGAAAACTTAGAAAATGGAACTGCTTGGAAAACGGAATGCTGTTGCTCAGAAATACCCTGTATTAAAAAAGACCAAAGCCTGCTAATGTTTCTGGAACCAGAACCTCCGAAAGACCTAACCAAAATCATCAAAATTCTTGGGGCAGAAGGCGCAAAGAAG gATGTAAACAAAGACCAAAGCAATGACAATAAAAAATTCACCCCGAATCCTCACGATTTCTTCCCCAATGGATTTCTCAGCACCTATTTGGAGGAACCTAAAATAAGTTTGGGCACTACAGCTAAAACAACAGAGAATGATTTAATACATGTGTCAGTCTTAAATTTGCATTTGGCTGAGATGAGAAAAATCTTACAGAAGGAAAGAGA aATGAATGTATTTCTggagaaagaaatggaaaagatggaaaacgaattatttctttggaaatggaaatatgAAGAACTGAGACAAATCAAGCTGGAAAGCCTGAAACAG ATGGAAAGAATGCAGTGTGAGAATGCCTCTgaatggggaaagagagagcGACtagaagcaaaaaaacaaaGTTTGGAAGAAGAGACCAGAAAACTCAAAATGCAG
- the CCDC102B gene encoding coiled-coil domain-containing protein 102B isoform X3 has product MNQNMNLDSIQKQMEEIEVFGSQPTQPDKLGRCWQPGDHLFHSNLPSQSFYPNSSNYALMHTSYSSDWEIFEAVKIQELEEVKARAAQMEKTMRWWSDCTANWREKWSKVRGERNKAREEARQLRIKLDSVLKELSVLKKINQDLVSEKENLENGTAWKTECCCSEIPCIKKDQSLLMFLEPEPPKDLTKIIKILGAEGAKKDVNKDQSNDNKKFTPNPHDFFPNGFLSTYLEEPKISLGTTAKTTENDLIHVSVLNLHLAEMRKILQKEREMNVFLEKEMEKMENELFLWKWKYEELRQIKLESLKQMERMQCENASEWGKRERLEAKKQSLEEETRKLKMQVKEIQELLEMKKKIKQH; this is encoded by the exons ATGAATCAAAACATGAATTTAGACTCCATTCAGAAACAAATGGAAGAGATAGAAGTTTTTGGAAGCCAACCAACACAACCTGATAAATTAGGTAGATGTTGGCAACCAGGTGACCATCTGTTTCATTCAAATCTTCCATCTCAAAGTTTCTACCCAAATTCATCTAATTATGCACTTATGCATACAAGTTACAGCAGTGATTGGGAAATTTTTGAAGCAGTAAAAATTCAGGAACTGGAGGAAGTCAAAGCCAGAGCtgcacaaatggagaagaccATGCGCTGGTGGTCAGATTGCACCGCTAATTGGAGGGAGAAATGGAGTAAAGtaagaggagaaagaaataaagcaagagAGGAAGCAAGACAATTGAGAATCAAACTAGACAGTGTCCTAAAAGAGCTAAgtgtgcttaaaaaaataaatcaggatTTAGTAAGTGAGAAGGAAAACTTAGAAAATGGAACTGCTTGGAAAACGGAATGCTGTTGCTCAGAAATACCCTGTATTAAAAAAGACCAAAGCCTGCTAATGTTTCTGGAACCAGAACCTCCGAAAGACCTAACCAAAATCATCAAAATTCTTGGGGCAGAAGGCGCAAAGAAG gATGTAAACAAAGACCAAAGCAATGACAATAAAAAATTCACCCCGAATCCTCACGATTTCTTCCCCAATGGATTTCTCAGCACCTATTTGGAGGAACCTAAAATAAGTTTGGGCACTACAGCTAAAACAACAGAGAATGATTTAATACATGTGTCAGTCTTAAATTTGCATTTGGCTGAGATGAGAAAAATCTTACAGAAGGAAAGAGA aATGAATGTATTTCTggagaaagaaatggaaaagatggaaaacgaattatttctttggaaatggaaatatgAAGAACTGAGACAAATCAAGCTGGAAAGCCTGAAACAG ATGGAAAGAATGCAGTGTGAGAATGCCTCTgaatggggaaagagagagcGACtagaagcaaaaaaacaaaGTTTGGAAGAAGAGACCAGAAAACTCAAAATGCAGGTAAAAGAAATTCAGGAACTTctggagatgaaaaaaaaaataaagcaacacTAA
- the CCDC102B gene encoding coiled-coil domain-containing protein 102B isoform X6, with protein MNQNMNLDSIQKQMEEIEVFGSQPTQPDKLGRCWQPGDHLFHSNLPSQSFYPNSSNYALMHTSYSSDWEIFEAVKIQELEEVKARAAQMEKTMRWWSDCTANWREKWSKVRGERNKAREEARQLRIKLDSVLKELSVLKKINQDLVSEKENLENGTAWKTECCCSEIPCIKKDQSLLMFLEPEPPKDLTKIIKILGAEGAKKDVNKDQSNDNKKFTPNPHDFFPNGFLSTYLEEPKISLGTTAKTTENDLIHVSVLNLHLAEMRKILQKEREMNVFLEKEMEKMENELFLWKWKYEELRQIKLESLKQSKEAEESEHRIWDQTKFLVCCWRFYHNSE; from the exons ATGAATCAAAACATGAATTTAGACTCCATTCAGAAACAAATGGAAGAGATAGAAGTTTTTGGAAGCCAACCAACACAACCTGATAAATTAGGTAGATGTTGGCAACCAGGTGACCATCTGTTTCATTCAAATCTTCCATCTCAAAGTTTCTACCCAAATTCATCTAATTATGCACTTATGCATACAAGTTACAGCAGTGATTGGGAAATTTTTGAAGCAGTAAAAATTCAGGAACTGGAGGAAGTCAAAGCCAGAGCtgcacaaatggagaagaccATGCGCTGGTGGTCAGATTGCACCGCTAATTGGAGGGAGAAATGGAGTAAAGtaagaggagaaagaaataaagcaagagAGGAAGCAAGACAATTGAGAATCAAACTAGACAGTGTCCTAAAAGAGCTAAgtgtgcttaaaaaaataaatcaggatTTAGTAAGTGAGAAGGAAAACTTAGAAAATGGAACTGCTTGGAAAACGGAATGCTGTTGCTCAGAAATACCCTGTATTAAAAAAGACCAAAGCCTGCTAATGTTTCTGGAACCAGAACCTCCGAAAGACCTAACCAAAATCATCAAAATTCTTGGGGCAGAAGGCGCAAAGAAG gATGTAAACAAAGACCAAAGCAATGACAATAAAAAATTCACCCCGAATCCTCACGATTTCTTCCCCAATGGATTTCTCAGCACCTATTTGGAGGAACCTAAAATAAGTTTGGGCACTACAGCTAAAACAACAGAGAATGATTTAATACATGTGTCAGTCTTAAATTTGCATTTGGCTGAGATGAGAAAAATCTTACAGAAGGAAAGAGA aATGAATGTATTTCTggagaaagaaatggaaaagatggaaaacgaattatttctttggaaatggaaatatgAAGAACTGAGACAAATCAAGCTGGAAAGCCTGAAACAG